The following are encoded together in the Streptomyces rapamycinicus NRRL 5491 genome:
- the nuoI gene encoding NADH-quinone oxidoreductase subunit NuoI, with translation MPDFQNPVAGFGVTFKAMFKKRLTEQYPEVKKPTAPRFHGRHQLNRHPDGLEKCIGCELCAWACPADAIYVEGADNTDEERYSPGERYGRVYQINYLRCILCGLCVEACPTRALTMTNEYELADRTRESLIYTKEELLAGLEDGMVDSPHAIYPGTDEQDYYRGLVTEAAPGTTQQVAVSKGETLSDQAAGNEESQESQESPERQQGVQA, from the coding sequence GTGCCTGACTTCCAGAATCCGGTGGCCGGCTTCGGCGTGACCTTCAAGGCCATGTTCAAGAAGCGGCTCACCGAACAGTACCCAGAGGTGAAGAAGCCCACCGCGCCCCGCTTCCACGGACGCCACCAGCTCAACCGGCACCCGGACGGGCTGGAGAAGTGCATCGGCTGCGAGCTGTGCGCCTGGGCCTGCCCCGCCGACGCGATCTATGTGGAGGGCGCGGACAACACCGACGAGGAGCGCTACTCGCCCGGTGAGCGCTACGGCCGCGTCTACCAGATCAACTATCTGCGCTGCATCCTGTGCGGCCTGTGCGTCGAGGCGTGCCCCACCCGGGCGCTGACCATGACCAATGAGTACGAGCTCGCCGACCGCACCCGCGAATCGCTCATCTACACCAAGGAGGAGCTGCTCGCGGGCCTCGAGGACGGGATGGTCGACTCCCCGCACGCCATCTACCCCGGCACCGACGAGCAGGACTACTACCGGGGCCTGGTGACCGAGGCCGCGCCCGGCACCACCCAGCAGGTCGCGGTCAGCAAGGGCGAGACCCTGTCCGACCAGGCCGCGGGGAACGAGGAGTCGCAGGAGTCGCAGGAGTCGCCGGAGCGGCAGCAGGGGGTGCAGGCATGA
- a CDS encoding NADH-quinone oxidoreductase subunit M — translation MSFPLLTATAVVPALGAVATAAVPAAQRAAAKWVALGFSLVTLALAAVVLVRFDPGGARFQLTESHAWIKDFGVRYELGVDGIAVALIALTAVLIPFIILAGWHDADPLEGARPNRRWRPTQGFFALILMVEAMVVISFEATDVFLFYIFFEAMLIPMYFLIGGFGDRAGGRSEEETATQRSYAAVKFLLYNLAGGLIMLAAVVGLYAVTADQLGTGTFSLQEIVQARAGGHLDMATSTERLLFLGFFFAFAVKAPLWPLHTWLPNAMGESTAPVAVLITAVVDKVGTFAMLRFCLQLFPEASKWATPAIMILALISIIYGALLAIGQRDIKRLIAYASISHFGFIILGIFAMTTQGQGGATLYMVNHGVSTAALMLVAGFLITRRGSRLIADYGGVQKVAPVLAGTFLIGGLATLSLPGLAPFISEFLVLVGTFSRYPAFGVIATVGIVLAALYVLILYQRTMTGPVKAEVRSMPDLRVRELVVVAPLIALLIFLGVYPKPLADIVNPAVDHTMSVVDKKDPKPDHPVTDAGWFNYSPKSEGASHDGASGGAK, via the coding sequence ATGTCATTTCCCCTGCTGACGGCCACGGCCGTGGTACCCGCGCTCGGCGCGGTGGCCACCGCCGCCGTGCCCGCCGCCCAGCGCGCCGCCGCCAAGTGGGTGGCGCTGGGCTTCTCCCTGGTCACCCTCGCCCTCGCGGCGGTCGTGCTGGTCCGCTTCGACCCCGGCGGCGCCCGCTTCCAGCTCACCGAATCGCACGCCTGGATCAAGGACTTCGGGGTCCGTTACGAACTGGGCGTGGACGGGATCGCGGTCGCGCTGATCGCGCTCACCGCCGTGCTCATCCCCTTCATCATCCTGGCGGGCTGGCATGACGCCGATCCGCTGGAAGGCGCCCGCCCCAACCGCCGCTGGCGGCCCACCCAGGGGTTCTTCGCGCTGATCCTGATGGTCGAGGCGATGGTGGTGATCTCCTTCGAGGCCACCGACGTCTTCCTCTTCTACATCTTCTTCGAGGCCATGCTGATCCCGATGTACTTCCTCATCGGGGGCTTCGGGGACCGGGCCGGGGGCCGCTCCGAGGAGGAGACGGCCACTCAGCGCTCGTACGCCGCGGTGAAGTTCCTGCTCTACAACCTGGCGGGCGGGCTGATCATGCTCGCCGCGGTGGTCGGTCTGTACGCGGTCACCGCCGATCAGCTCGGCACCGGCACCTTCTCGCTCCAGGAGATCGTCCAGGCGCGGGCGGGCGGCCATCTGGACATGGCGACCAGCACCGAGCGGCTGCTCTTCCTCGGCTTCTTCTTCGCCTTCGCGGTGAAGGCGCCGCTGTGGCCGCTGCACACCTGGCTGCCCAACGCGATGGGGGAGTCCACCGCCCCGGTCGCCGTGCTGATCACCGCGGTGGTCGACAAGGTCGGCACCTTCGCGATGCTCCGCTTCTGCCTCCAGCTCTTCCCGGAGGCCAGCAAGTGGGCCACTCCGGCGATCATGATCCTGGCGCTCATCAGCATCATCTACGGGGCGCTGCTGGCGATCGGCCAGCGGGACATCAAGCGGCTGATCGCCTACGCCTCGATCTCCCACTTCGGCTTCATCATCCTGGGCATCTTCGCGATGACCACCCAGGGCCAGGGCGGCGCCACCCTCTACATGGTCAACCACGGCGTCTCCACGGCCGCGCTGATGCTGGTGGCCGGGTTCCTGATCACCCGGCGCGGTTCGCGGCTCATCGCCGACTACGGCGGGGTGCAGAAGGTGGCGCCGGTGCTCGCCGGCACCTTCCTGATCGGCGGGCTCGCCACCCTCTCGCTGCCCGGGCTCGCGCCGTTCATCAGCGAATTCCTGGTCCTGGTCGGCACGTTCAGCCGCTACCCGGCGTTCGGCGTGATCGCGACCGTCGGAATAGTGCTGGCGGCGCTCTACGTCCTGATCCTCTACCAACGCACCATGACCGGTCCGGTGAAGGCCGAGGTACGGTCCATGCCCGATCTGCGGGTGCGTGAGCTGGTCGTCGTGGCCCCGCTCATCGCGCTGCTGATCTTCCTCGGGGTCTATCCGAAGCCGCTCGCCGACATCGTCAACCCGGCGGTCGACCACACGATGTCCGTGGTGGACAAGAAGGATCCCAAGCCCGATCACCCCGTCACCGACGCGGGCTGGTTCAACTACAGCCCGAAGTCCGAGGGTGCTTCCCACGACGGTGCTTCCGGAGGTGCCAAGTGA
- the nuoK gene encoding NADH-quinone oxidoreductase subunit NuoK, producing MNPVNYLYLAALLFTIGAAGVVIRRNAIVLFMCVELMLNACNLAFVTFSRLHGNLDGQIIAFFTMVVAAAEVVVGLAIIVTVFRSRHSASVDDASLMKL from the coding sequence GTGAATCCGGTCAACTACCTCTACCTGGCCGCCCTGTTGTTCACCATTGGTGCGGCCGGCGTCGTCATCAGGCGGAACGCGATCGTCCTCTTCATGTGCGTCGAGCTGATGCTGAACGCGTGCAACCTGGCGTTCGTCACCTTCTCCCGGCTGCACGGCAATCTCGACGGCCAGATCATCGCCTTCTTCACGATGGTCGTGGCTGCGGCGGAGGTCGTGGTCGGTCTCGCGATCATCGTGACCGTCTTCCGCTCCCGCCACTCGGCCTCGGTCGACGACGCCAGCCTGATGAAGCTCTAG
- a CDS encoding NADH-quinone oxidoreductase subunit J: MSGGTLAAAASTTSTGEALQFWVLGTVAVIGALCTILMRKAVHSALCLAGTMIVLAVFYLANGAYFLGVVQIVVYTGAIMMLFLFVVMLVGVTAADSLKETLKGQRWLAALCGLGFGILLCAGIGNASLKTWNGLGQANSGGNVEGLASLIFTKYVFAFEITGALLITAAVGAMVLTHRERTERARTQREQSEARVRTGRNVPPLPAPGVYARHNAVDIPGLLPDGTPSDLTVNATLRGRGQIRDVSSEALAELAALEQRSQRWLGRKNGTGKPSGGPGKPGTSEHGENGEDGENAGSAPNPRGVAK, from the coding sequence ATGAGCGGCGGCACTCTGGCCGCGGCGGCCTCCACCACCTCCACCGGTGAGGCCCTCCAGTTCTGGGTGCTCGGCACCGTCGCCGTGATCGGCGCGCTGTGCACGATCCTGATGCGCAAGGCCGTGCACAGCGCCCTGTGCCTGGCGGGCACCATGATCGTCCTGGCGGTCTTCTACCTCGCCAACGGCGCGTACTTCCTGGGCGTCGTCCAGATCGTCGTCTACACCGGCGCGATCATGATGCTCTTCCTCTTCGTGGTGATGCTGGTCGGTGTCACCGCCGCCGACTCCCTCAAGGAGACCCTGAAGGGGCAGCGCTGGCTCGCCGCCCTCTGCGGGCTCGGCTTCGGCATCCTGCTGTGCGCCGGGATCGGCAATGCGTCGCTGAAGACGTGGAACGGCCTGGGCCAGGCCAACTCCGGCGGCAATGTGGAGGGCCTGGCGTCGCTGATCTTCACCAAGTACGTCTTCGCCTTCGAGATCACCGGCGCGCTGCTGATCACCGCGGCGGTCGGCGCGATGGTGCTGACCCACCGCGAGCGCACCGAGCGGGCCCGTACCCAGCGCGAGCAGTCCGAGGCGCGGGTGCGCACCGGCCGGAACGTGCCGCCGCTGCCGGCGCCCGGTGTGTACGCGCGGCACAACGCGGTGGACATCCCCGGTCTGCTGCCCGACGGCACCCCGTCCGACCTCACCGTCAACGCGACGCTGCGCGGCCGCGGTCAGATCCGGGACGTCTCCAGCGAGGCGCTGGCCGAGCTGGCGGCGCTGGAGCAGCGCTCGCAGCGCTGGCTGGGCCGGAAGAACGGGACCGGCAAGCCGTCCGGGGGCCCCGGGAAGCCGGGCACCTCCGAACACGGTGAAAACGGCGAAGACGGCGAGAACGCGGGCAGTGCGCCGAACCCGAGGGGAGTCGCCAAGTGA
- the nuoL gene encoding NADH-quinone oxidoreductase subunit L, producing MENLIGLLVAVPLLGAALLLCGGRRLDGKGHYIGTVLAAASFVIGAVLFADMLGRGEHDRALHSKVFSWIPVGGFRADVAFQLDQLSMTFVLLITGVGTLIHIYSIGYMEHDERRRRFFGYLNLFLAAMLLLVLADNYLLLYVGWEGVGLASYLLIGFWQHKPSAATAAKKAFIVNRVGDVGLSIAIMLMFTTFGTFTFAPVLTNADHASEGKLTAIGLMLLLAACGKSAQVPLQSWLGDAMEGPTPVSALIHAATMVTAGVYLITRSGAIFNAAPDAQAAVVAVGAVTLLFGAIVGCAKDDIKKALAGSTMSQIGYMILAAGLGPIGYVFAIMHLVTHGFFKAGLFLGAGSVMHAMNDEVDMRKYGGLRKYMPVTFITFGLGYLAIIGFPGLSGFWSKDKIIEAAFAKGGTEGWILGGAALLGAAITAYYMTRVMLLTFFGEKRWVPDEEGHEPHPHESPSSMTIPMIVLAVGSVFAGGLFSVNDAFLKWLEPVTGHSHGDSPLSAAAVTAGTMVVLVIGVALAWAQYGRRPVPRTAPRGSLLTRAARRDLLQDDFNHVALVKPGQYLTRGLVYVDHKLVDGVVNGTAASVGGLSGRLRKLQNGYARTYAVSMFGGTAVLIAATLLMRAV from the coding sequence GTGGAGAACCTCATCGGATTGCTTGTCGCGGTCCCGCTGCTCGGCGCGGCCCTGCTGCTGTGCGGAGGGCGGCGGCTGGACGGCAAGGGCCACTACATCGGCACCGTGCTCGCCGCCGCCTCCTTCGTCATCGGCGCCGTGCTCTTCGCCGACATGCTCGGCCGCGGCGAGCACGACCGGGCCCTGCACAGCAAGGTCTTCAGCTGGATCCCGGTGGGCGGCTTCCGCGCGGACGTCGCCTTCCAGCTCGACCAGCTGTCCATGACCTTCGTCCTGCTGATCACCGGTGTGGGCACGCTGATCCACATCTACTCGATCGGCTATATGGAGCACGACGAGCGCCGCCGCCGCTTCTTCGGCTATCTCAATCTCTTCCTCGCGGCGATGCTGCTGCTCGTCCTCGCCGACAACTACCTGCTGCTGTACGTCGGCTGGGAGGGCGTCGGCCTCGCCTCGTACCTGCTCATCGGCTTCTGGCAGCACAAGCCCAGCGCGGCCACGGCGGCGAAGAAGGCGTTCATCGTCAACCGCGTCGGCGATGTGGGCCTGTCGATCGCGATCATGCTGATGTTCACGACGTTCGGGACCTTCACCTTCGCCCCGGTGCTGACCAACGCGGACCACGCGAGCGAGGGCAAGCTCACCGCGATCGGGCTGATGCTGCTCCTCGCGGCCTGCGGCAAGTCGGCCCAGGTGCCGCTCCAGTCCTGGCTCGGGGACGCGATGGAGGGCCCGACCCCGGTCTCGGCCCTGATCCACGCGGCGACCATGGTGACCGCGGGCGTGTATCTGATCACCCGCTCCGGCGCGATCTTCAACGCCGCGCCGGACGCCCAGGCCGCGGTGGTCGCGGTCGGCGCGGTCACGCTCCTGTTCGGTGCGATCGTCGGTTGCGCCAAGGACGACATCAAGAAGGCCCTGGCCGGGTCCACCATGTCCCAGATCGGCTACATGATCCTGGCCGCCGGGCTCGGCCCGATCGGCTATGTCTTCGCGATCATGCACCTGGTGACCCACGGCTTCTTCAAGGCGGGGCTCTTCCTCGGGGCCGGTTCGGTCATGCACGCCATGAACGACGAGGTCGACATGCGCAAGTACGGCGGTCTGCGCAAGTACATGCCGGTCACCTTCATCACCTTCGGGCTCGGCTATCTGGCGATCATCGGCTTCCCCGGGCTGTCCGGCTTCTGGTCCAAGGACAAGATCATCGAGGCGGCCTTCGCCAAGGGCGGCACCGAGGGCTGGATCCTCGGCGGCGCGGCCCTGCTGGGCGCGGCCATCACCGCGTACTACATGACGCGGGTGATGCTGCTGACCTTCTTCGGTGAGAAGCGCTGGGTGCCGGATGAGGAGGGCCACGAGCCGCATCCGCACGAGTCGCCCTCGTCCATGACCATCCCCATGATCGTCCTGGCCGTGGGATCGGTCTTCGCGGGCGGGCTGTTCAGCGTGAACGACGCGTTCCTGAAGTGGCTGGAGCCGGTCACCGGCCACAGCCACGGCGATTCCCCGCTCAGCGCCGCGGCGGTCACCGCCGGGACGATGGTGGTGCTGGTGATCGGTGTCGCCCTCGCCTGGGCGCAGTACGGACGCCGGCCGGTGCCGCGCACCGCACCCCGCGGATCCCTGCTCACCCGGGCTGCCCGGCGCGATCTGCTCCAGGACGACTTCAACCATGTCGCGCTCGTCAAACCAGGCCAGTATCTGACCCGCGGTCTGGTCTATGTCGACCACAAGCTGGTCGACGGGGTGGTCAACGGCACCGCGGCCTCCGTCGGCGGGCTCTCCGGCCGGCTGCGAAAGCTGCAGAACGGCTATGCCCGTACGTACGCGGTCTCGATGTTCGGCGGTACGGCGGTGCTCATCGCCGCGACCCTGCTGATGAGGGCGGTCTGA
- the nuoH gene encoding NADH-quinone oxidoreductase subunit NuoH, which yields MFGRDPWWLIVIKAVFCFAFLMVTVLISIVMERKVVGWMQLRIGPNRHGPWGMLQSLADGVKLMLKEDVVVKGADKVVYVLAPVVAAIPAFMAVAVMPFGPAGGEVSVFGHRTAMQLTDLPIAVLYILATASVGIYGIVLAGWSSGSTYPLLGGLRSCAQMISYEIAMGLSFAAVFLYSGSMSTSQIVESQQDRWYAVLLPVSFLIYIVSMIGETNRAPFDMPESEGDLVGGFNTEYSSIKFAMFMLAEYINMVTVSMVAVTLFLGGWRAPWPISTFWEGANHGWWPMLWFVGKVVTSLFVFIWVRGTLPRVRYDQFMKLGWKVLIPISMVWLMLVATVRALRNENYDYQDIVLYVGSAVIALLLLSFVVDFFRDRSATEAEAGAEQGPEPAFDPMAGGFPVPPLPGQTLPPVPRRRPHTERELIVSGGPDTASDGKEADGA from the coding sequence ATGTTCGGCCGCGACCCGTGGTGGCTGATCGTGATCAAGGCCGTCTTCTGCTTCGCGTTCCTGATGGTGACCGTGCTCATCTCCATCGTCATGGAGCGCAAGGTGGTCGGCTGGATGCAGCTGCGCATCGGCCCCAACCGCCACGGCCCCTGGGGCATGCTGCAGTCCCTCGCGGACGGCGTGAAGCTGATGCTCAAGGAGGACGTGGTCGTCAAGGGCGCGGACAAGGTGGTCTACGTCCTGGCGCCGGTCGTGGCGGCCATCCCCGCCTTCATGGCGGTCGCGGTGATGCCGTTCGGCCCGGCCGGCGGCGAGGTCTCGGTCTTCGGGCACCGCACCGCGATGCAGCTGACCGATCTGCCGATCGCCGTCCTCTACATCCTCGCCACCGCCTCGGTCGGCATCTACGGCATCGTGCTGGCGGGCTGGTCCTCCGGATCGACGTATCCGCTCCTGGGGGGCTTGCGCTCCTGCGCCCAGATGATCAGCTACGAGATCGCGATGGGGCTCTCCTTCGCGGCGGTCTTCCTCTACTCCGGGTCGATGTCGACCTCGCAGATCGTGGAATCGCAGCAGGACCGCTGGTACGCGGTGCTGCTGCCGGTCTCGTTCCTCATCTACATCGTCTCGATGATCGGTGAGACCAACCGGGCGCCGTTCGACATGCCGGAGTCCGAGGGCGACCTGGTCGGCGGCTTCAACACCGAGTACTCCTCGATCAAGTTCGCGATGTTCATGCTCGCCGAGTACATCAACATGGTCACCGTCTCGATGGTCGCCGTCACCCTCTTCCTCGGTGGCTGGCGGGCGCCCTGGCCGATCAGCACCTTCTGGGAGGGCGCCAACCACGGCTGGTGGCCGATGCTGTGGTTCGTCGGCAAGGTCGTCACCTCGCTCTTCGTCTTCATCTGGGTGCGCGGCACGCTTCCGCGCGTGCGCTACGACCAGTTCATGAAGCTGGGCTGGAAGGTGCTCATCCCGATCTCGATGGTCTGGCTGATGCTGGTCGCCACCGTCCGGGCGCTGCGCAACGAGAACTACGACTACCAGGACATCGTGCTCTACGTGGGCAGCGCGGTGATCGCGCTGCTGCTGCTGTCCTTCGTGGTCGACTTCTTCCGCGACCGTTCGGCCACCGAGGCCGAGGCCGGAGCGGAACAGGGACCGGAGCCCGCCTTCGATCCGATGGCGGGAGGTTTCCCGGTGCCGCCGCTGCCCGGCCAGACCCTGCCGCCCGTCCCCCGCCGACGTCCGCACACCGAGCGTGAGTTGATTGTCAGTGGTGGCCCCGACACTGCCAGTGACGGAAAGGAGGCCGACGGTGCCTGA